One Deltaproteobacteria bacterium genomic region harbors:
- a CDS encoding integration host factor subunit alpha — protein sequence MTKADIVETIYGKVGFSRKESAEIVDLVFDLMKETLENGEKIKISGFGNFIVREKRSRKGRNPQTGEEIQISARRVLTFKPSQVLRKALNTV from the coding sequence ATGACGAAGGCGGATATCGTGGAAACCATTTATGGAAAAGTAGGTTTTTCCAGGAAAGAATCTGCGGAAATCGTCGACCTAGTATTTGACCTTATGAAAGAAACCCTGGAAAACGGAGAAAAGATTAAAATATCCGGGTTCGGAAACTTCATCGTACGGGAAAAGCGTTCGCGTAAAGGAAGGAATCCTCAAACCGGCGAAGAAATTCAGATTTCTGCCCGTCGGGTCTTGACTTTCAAGCCGAGCCAAGTTTTACGCAAAGCCTTAAATACCGTTTGA
- the pheT gene encoding phenylalanine--tRNA ligase subunit beta, with the protein MKVSFQWLKDYIEFSLTPLELAEALTHIGLEVENLSEWQPAFQGVVVARTVSFHRHPQSDHLSICTVNDGQRDYSVICGAPNLKVGERVALALEGSTLPVGGKISRSYFHGIPSEGMLCSEKELGLSEDATGIMVLDPNLPLGVPLESAVGLQDWILEVNITPNRADCLCLLGVAREVSALTGQPLRYPSPKEIDGRVVEGSGTTVTLERPDLCPRYVAQLILGVKIAPSPFWMRRRLEAVGVRSIINIVDVTNYVMLEMGQPLHAFDLDRLAEKRIVVRTAAPGEKFTTLDGVERTLPEEALMICDGQKPAALAGIMGGLNSEVQTTSENILLESAYFDPMGIRRTSKRIGLVTEASLRFERGIDPNGALRAANRAAALMAELAGGKMAREAADNYPRKIEPQKIFLRERRVNKILGTAIAPQEIKSYLQNFHLQVEPESPDTFRVTIPTYRVDLQREIDLVEEVARLHGYHRIPITLPCGRVSAEKKTKMQRAAERARDLFMACGFREVINYSFISPKALQDLKLFSPDKRAQALRIHNPLSEDQSVMRTTLIPGLLQVARNNVHRQNLDLKLFELGRVFFPRDDQELPEEIEILSGFLSGFREEESWSKPKAECDFFDLKGTLETLLDGLGVSGYRFLALQDEPFLHPGKACQLEVNGKVLGEMGELHPDVSETWELDQQILIFELNFQALADEAEERRFFKPLARFPAIIRDLALIVDEKIAAGDLLRTLWETNNGLITEIKLFDLYQGKPVPPGKKSLAFRLKYQEGDRTLTDREVNQLHQKVADLLVERYGGVLR; encoded by the coding sequence ATGAAGGTCAGTTTCCAATGGCTGAAAGATTATATTGAGTTTTCCCTCACTCCGCTAGAATTGGCAGAAGCCCTGACCCATATAGGGCTGGAAGTGGAAAATCTCAGTGAATGGCAGCCAGCCTTTCAAGGGGTAGTGGTGGCCAGGACGGTCTCTTTCCACCGCCACCCCCAAAGCGATCATTTATCCATCTGCACCGTCAACGATGGCCAGAGGGATTATTCGGTCATCTGCGGGGCTCCGAACCTAAAGGTCGGCGAACGGGTAGCCTTGGCCTTAGAAGGATCTACCCTTCCTGTTGGCGGAAAGATCTCCCGGAGTTATTTCCATGGTATTCCCTCCGAAGGAATGCTTTGCTCGGAAAAAGAATTAGGGCTGAGTGAAGATGCCACAGGGATCATGGTTCTCGATCCCAACCTGCCACTGGGAGTACCCTTGGAAAGCGCTGTGGGCCTGCAAGATTGGATTTTGGAGGTAAACATAACTCCTAACCGCGCTGATTGCCTTTGCCTTTTGGGTGTGGCCCGGGAGGTTTCGGCCCTGACCGGACAACCTCTGCGTTATCCCTCCCCAAAGGAGATTGATGGAAGAGTGGTCGAAGGGTCTGGAACGACTGTTACTCTCGAGCGGCCAGATTTATGTCCGCGGTACGTAGCCCAGTTAATCTTGGGAGTCAAAATCGCCCCTTCCCCTTTTTGGATGCGCCGGCGCCTGGAAGCCGTGGGAGTTCGTTCCATTATTAACATCGTGGATGTAACCAATTACGTGATGTTAGAAATGGGCCAGCCACTCCATGCCTTCGATCTCGATCGCTTAGCGGAGAAGCGGATCGTTGTTCGAACTGCAGCCCCCGGCGAAAAATTCACCACGTTGGATGGAGTGGAACGGACTCTGCCGGAAGAGGCCTTGATGATTTGCGATGGTCAAAAACCCGCAGCCTTAGCTGGAATCATGGGAGGGTTAAATTCGGAAGTTCAAACCACAAGTGAGAATATTCTCCTGGAGAGTGCTTATTTTGACCCCATGGGCATCCGGCGAACCTCCAAGCGGATCGGTTTGGTTACCGAGGCATCACTTCGATTTGAACGAGGCATCGACCCCAATGGAGCCCTCCGGGCCGCTAATCGCGCTGCTGCCTTAATGGCCGAATTGGCCGGAGGAAAGATGGCCAGGGAAGCCGCGGACAATTACCCCCGTAAAATCGAACCCCAAAAAATCTTTTTACGGGAGCGGAGGGTAAATAAAATTCTGGGGACGGCGATCGCCCCCCAAGAAATTAAAAGTTACCTACAGAATTTTCATTTGCAAGTCGAACCGGAAAGCCCGGACACCTTCCGGGTGACCATCCCAACTTACCGGGTTGATCTGCAACGGGAGATCGATCTCGTCGAAGAGGTCGCCCGGCTCCACGGCTATCATCGGATTCCGATTACGCTACCTTGCGGAAGGGTATCCGCGGAGAAAAAAACCAAAATGCAACGGGCGGCTGAAAGAGCCAGGGATCTTTTCATGGCCTGCGGTTTTAGGGAAGTGATCAATTATAGTTTTATTTCCCCCAAGGCCCTCCAAGACTTGAAATTGTTTTCCCCGGACAAACGGGCCCAAGCTTTGCGGATTCATAATCCTTTAAGCGAAGATCAATCGGTGATGCGCACCACTTTGATTCCGGGTCTTCTGCAAGTGGCTCGCAACAATGTCCATCGGCAAAATCTCGACCTGAAACTTTTCGAGCTCGGTCGAGTTTTTTTCCCCCGGGACGATCAGGAATTGCCGGAAGAGATTGAAATCCTTTCTGGCTTCCTCTCGGGTTTCCGCGAGGAGGAATCCTGGTCTAAACCGAAAGCCGAGTGCGATTTTTTCGACCTCAAAGGAACCCTGGAGACGCTTCTCGACGGCCTGGGTGTTTCCGGATATCGTTTCCTCGCCTTGCAGGACGAACCTTTTTTACACCCCGGCAAGGCCTGCCAGTTGGAAGTGAATGGAAAGGTACTGGGCGAGATGGGAGAATTACACCCGGATGTGAGCGAGACTTGGGAACTCGATCAGCAAATATTAATTTTTGAACTGAACTTCCAGGCTTTAGCCGATGAAGCGGAAGAGCGCCGGTTTTTTAAACCGCTGGCCCGTTTCCCGGCCATCATCCGCGACCTTGCTCTGATTGTCGATGAAAAAATCGCCGCCGGTGACCTGTTACGAACGCTTTGGGAAACCAACAATGGCTTGATTACTGAAATCAAACTTTTCGATCTCTACCAAGGAAAGCCAGTCCCCCCGGGAAAGAAAAGCTTGGCTTTCCGGTTGAAATACCAAGAAGGAGATCGCACCCTAACCGATCGGGAGGTGAACCAATTGCACCAGAAGGTGGCAGACCTTCTGGTCGAACGCTACGGCGGAGTCCTCCGCTAA
- the pheS gene encoding phenylalanine--tRNA ligase subunit alpha yields MQERLKRLEEEALAELRASRGEVKIQAVRTKYIGRKGLLTNFLREMGQLPAEERPALGQLANQLKAALEEATKQALEKEHQRQKTDQLLHEGVDISLPGRRPSLGSTHLITQVTEEIISTFERLGFEVSEGPEVELDYYNFEALNFPKDHPARDMQDTFYFSPNVVLRTHTSPVQVRTMEKRQPPLRVIAPGRVYRHDSDPTHSPMFHQVEGFVVDHEVTFADLKGTLTFFVHQFFGPNVQMRFRPSFFPFTEPSAEVDIQCVICQGKGCPVCKKSGWLEILGSGMIDPEVFRFVGYDPEVFTGFAFGLGVERIAMLQVGLGDIRIFFENNLQFLKQF; encoded by the coding sequence ATACAAGAAAGACTCAAGCGATTAGAGGAAGAGGCGTTAGCGGAGTTACGGGCTTCCCGAGGAGAGGTCAAAATTCAGGCTGTACGCACGAAGTATATTGGCCGGAAAGGCCTGCTGACCAACTTCCTGCGAGAAATGGGCCAGTTACCTGCCGAAGAACGGCCAGCATTGGGCCAGTTGGCCAATCAGCTAAAAGCGGCTTTGGAAGAAGCGACCAAGCAGGCTCTGGAAAAAGAACACCAGCGACAGAAAACTGATCAATTGCTTCATGAAGGAGTGGATATCAGCCTGCCGGGCCGTAGACCTTCCCTGGGAAGTACGCACCTCATCACCCAAGTGACCGAGGAAATCATATCTACTTTCGAACGTTTGGGGTTTGAAGTCTCGGAAGGACCCGAAGTGGAGCTGGACTATTATAATTTTGAAGCCTTGAATTTCCCCAAGGACCACCCGGCCCGGGATATGCAAGATACGTTTTATTTTTCACCCAACGTGGTCCTGCGTACCCATACCTCACCGGTGCAGGTGCGCACTATGGAAAAGCGCCAGCCCCCCCTGCGAGTAATCGCTCCCGGAAGAGTTTACCGCCACGATTCCGACCCGACTCATAGCCCTATGTTTCATCAAGTGGAAGGTTTCGTCGTAGACCATGAAGTCACTTTCGCCGACTTGAAAGGAACCCTGACTTTTTTTGTTCATCAATTTTTCGGTCCCAACGTACAGATGCGTTTTCGACCCAGTTTCTTCCCCTTTACCGAACCCAGCGCTGAAGTGGACATCCAATGCGTAATCTGCCAAGGCAAAGGTTGCCCGGTCTGTAAGAAGAGTGGGTGGCTGGAAATCCTGGGTTCAGGAATGATCGACCCAGAAGTCTTCCGTTTTGTCGGGTACGATCCCGAGGTATTCACCGGTTTTGCTTTTGGATTAGGGGTCGAAAGGATTGCTATGCTCCAGGTAGGGTTAGGCGATATCCGCATTTTTTTTGAGAATAACCTGCAATTTCTGAAACAGTTTTAG
- the rplT gene encoding 50S ribosomal protein L20 has translation MPRVKKSVKTRKRRKRVLKEAKGYRGARGHLYRGATEAVDRAHKFAYRDRKAKKRTFRSLWIIRINAAARTHDLTYNQLISGLNKAKVEIDRKVLAEMAISDPLGFSKIVEIAKGQLG, from the coding sequence ATGCCCAGAGTAAAGAAAAGCGTAAAGACGAGAAAACGAAGAAAGCGGGTCCTGAAAGAAGCCAAGGGTTACAGGGGAGCGCGAGGCCACCTTTACCGCGGCGCTACCGAAGCGGTGGACCGGGCGCATAAATTTGCTTACCGTGATCGGAAAGCCAAAAAACGCACTTTTCGTTCTTTATGGATCATACGCATCAATGCCGCCGCTCGGACTCATGATCTGACCTATAATCAGTTGATCTCGGGCCTGAACAAAGCCAAAGTAGAGATCGACCGGAAAGTCCTGGCCGAAATGGCCATCTCGGATCCTTTGGGGTTTTCTAAAATTGTGGAAATTGCTAAAGGACAATTAGGGTGA
- the rpmI gene encoding 50S ribosomal protein L35, which produces MPKMKSNRGAAKRFKATGSGKIKHYKAFASHLLTSKTTKRKRKLRKSMLVNKGDLRNIKRLLPYL; this is translated from the coding sequence ATGCCAAAAATGAAAAGCAATCGCGGAGCGGCCAAGCGCTTTAAAGCGACGGGAAGCGGAAAAATTAAACATTATAAAGCTTTTGCCAGTCATCTTTTGACCAGCAAGACCACTAAACGGAAACGGAAATTACGAAAATCCATGTTGGTAAATAAAGGGGATTTAAGAAACATTAAAAGGCTGCTCCCGTACCTCTAA
- the infC gene encoding translation initiation factor IF-3 has product MKRIAKKVNINWDIRAPEVRVIDSEGKQVGILPLKEAMKIAEEQGLDLVEVAPNSNPPVCRIMNYGKYKYQQSKRIQEARKHQTIIQVKEVKVRPRTEEHDFQFKLRYVKRFLSEGNKVKISMLFRGREIAHPEFGKELLTRFLEEVKDLIVLEQAPRLEGRNMVMILAPKA; this is encoded by the coding sequence GTGAAGCGTATAGCTAAAAAGGTAAACATCAATTGGGACATTAGAGCTCCGGAAGTCAGGGTCATTGATTCCGAGGGTAAACAGGTAGGAATCTTGCCCCTGAAAGAAGCCATGAAAATTGCCGAGGAGCAGGGATTAGACCTGGTGGAAGTCGCTCCGAATTCCAACCCTCCAGTTTGCCGGATCATGAATTATGGAAAGTACAAATATCAGCAAAGTAAACGGATCCAGGAGGCACGGAAGCATCAGACCATCATTCAGGTCAAAGAGGTCAAAGTAAGACCCCGCACCGAGGAGCACGATTTCCAATTCAAGCTCCGCTATGTTAAGCGCTTCCTCAGCGAAGGCAATAAAGTAAAAATCTCTATGCTTTTCCGGGGAAGAGAGATTGCTCATCCAGAATTCGGGAAGGAACTCCTTACCCGCTTCCTTGAGGAAGTCAAAGATTTAATCGTGCTCGAACAAGCTCCCCGACTGGAAGGGCGCAACATGGTCATGATCCTTGCCCCCAAGGCCTGA
- the thrS gene encoding threonine--tRNA ligase, protein MDKIEVYFQDGTTKSYPQGVLARDFLADDQGPGRSDEVVSAKINGTLVDLQAPLEQGGKLEWVGLSSIQGTEVLRHSTSHVMAQAVQSLFPNAKITIGPAIKDGFYYDFDCERSFSPEDFHRIEGKMQEIIKKDLPIVRQEVSREEALRFFRERGEIYKVELIEKIADSKVTLYQQGEFVDLCRGPHLPSTGMIKAFKLTSVAGAYWHGDERNKMLQRIYGTAFPSAAALEKHLLRLEEARRRDHRKLGRELDLFSINDEAGAGLVIYHPKGALLRMLLEDFEKREHLKRGYQLVIGPQILKLDLWKRSGHYDHYREKMYFTEIEGQAYGIKPMNCLSHMLIYKSKIRSYRDLPLRYFELGTVHRHEKSGELHGLLRVRGFTQDDAHILCTPDQLNEEIKGILNLVRDVMKIFSFSYELEISTRPERGTIGSDEDWERAIQALRSALEEASLPYQLNEGEGAFYGPKIDVKLKDALEREWQCATIQCDFAMPERFELTYIGPDGEKHRPVMVHRTILGAMERFIGILIEHYAGAFPTWLAPVQVTTLTVTDPQIPYAEIISQQLREAGIRVEKDIRNEKLGLKIREAELQKIPYMLVLGEREVKQNLVAPRARSGKTLPAMPIEEFIGLIKKECNVGGEAYS, encoded by the coding sequence ATGGACAAAATTGAGGTTTACTTCCAGGACGGTACAACCAAAAGTTATCCCCAAGGGGTTTTAGCGAGGGACTTTTTAGCTGATGATCAAGGACCAGGCCGGTCTGATGAGGTGGTCTCGGCCAAAATAAACGGAACTCTCGTAGACCTGCAAGCCCCATTGGAGCAAGGGGGGAAGCTGGAATGGGTAGGGTTGTCCTCGATACAGGGGACAGAGGTTCTAAGGCACAGCACCTCGCATGTCATGGCGCAGGCCGTGCAGAGCCTGTTTCCCAATGCCAAGATTACCATTGGGCCTGCAATCAAAGATGGTTTTTACTATGATTTTGATTGCGAGCGGAGTTTTTCCCCGGAAGATTTTCATCGTATTGAAGGCAAAATGCAGGAGATCATTAAAAAGGACCTGCCTATCGTACGTCAAGAAGTATCCCGGGAGGAGGCTCTGCGCTTTTTTCGGGAACGAGGTGAAATTTATAAAGTTGAATTGATTGAGAAGATTGCCGACAGTAAGGTGACCCTTTATCAGCAGGGGGAGTTTGTAGACTTGTGCCGAGGTCCCCACCTGCCATCCACTGGGATGATCAAAGCTTTTAAACTCACCAGCGTGGCTGGCGCTTATTGGCATGGGGACGAACGGAATAAGATGCTGCAGAGGATTTACGGCACGGCTTTCCCCTCTGCTGCGGCCTTGGAGAAGCATCTCCTTCGCTTGGAGGAAGCCCGAAGGCGCGATCACCGAAAATTAGGGCGGGAGTTGGACCTTTTTTCCATCAACGATGAGGCCGGTGCAGGGTTAGTCATCTATCATCCCAAAGGGGCTCTCCTGCGGATGCTTTTAGAGGATTTTGAGAAACGGGAACACTTGAAACGAGGCTATCAACTGGTTATCGGGCCACAAATCCTGAAGCTTGACTTATGGAAACGCTCGGGACATTACGATCATTACCGGGAAAAAATGTACTTTACGGAAATCGAAGGGCAGGCCTACGGAATTAAGCCGATGAATTGCCTTTCCCACATGCTCATCTATAAATCCAAGATCCGCAGTTATCGCGATCTGCCCCTCCGTTATTTTGAACTGGGAACAGTCCACCGCCACGAAAAGTCGGGGGAGCTCCATGGTCTGCTTCGGGTGCGTGGCTTTACCCAAGATGATGCCCATATCCTTTGTACTCCCGATCAGTTAAACGAAGAGATCAAGGGAATTCTAAACTTAGTTCGGGATGTTATGAAAATTTTTAGCTTTTCCTATGAGTTAGAAATCAGTACGCGGCCAGAACGGGGGACCATCGGATCAGATGAAGATTGGGAGCGGGCTATCCAAGCTTTACGTTCGGCCTTAGAAGAAGCCTCTCTTCCTTATCAGCTTAACGAAGGTGAGGGTGCTTTCTATGGGCCCAAGATCGATGTAAAATTAAAGGATGCCTTGGAAAGGGAGTGGCAGTGCGCCACTATTCAATGTGATTTTGCCATGCCCGAACGTTTTGAGTTAACCTATATTGGGCCAGATGGAGAAAAACATCGGCCAGTTATGGTTCACCGGACCATCTTGGGAGCCATGGAACGCTTCATCGGAATTCTGATTGAACATTATGCCGGGGCTTTCCCTACCTGGCTGGCTCCGGTACAAGTCACCACCCTAACCGTGACCGACCCCCAAATCCCCTATGCCGAGATAATTTCCCAGCAGTTAAGGGAAGCGGGAATCCGGGTGGAGAAAGATATCCGCAATGAAAAATTAGGTTTGAAGATCCGGGAAGCTGAGCTGCAAAAAATTCCTTACATGTTGGTCTTGGGGGAAAGGGAAGTAAAACAAAACCTGGTGGCCCCGCGCGCTCGAAGTGGTAAAACTTTACCAGCAATGCCAATTGAAGAATTCATTGGTCTTATAAAAAAAGAATGCAACGTAGGAGGTGAAGCGTATAGCTAA
- a CDS encoding CDP-alcohol phosphatidyltransferase family protein: MLNLPNLLSIARIISIPLLIILLIDQLYCWALVVFIGAAVSDAVDGLLARLLHQRTVLGSYLDPAADKLLSASSFITLAILNILPGWLAVIVISRDVIICLGILILFFTSHSFKIQPSLASKLTTTFQLCTVIYSLFSKYSFPLPLLMDFLVWGTAFLTIISGLQYIGRGIKIFNQENS; the protein is encoded by the coding sequence ATGTTAAATCTTCCAAATCTTCTCAGCATCGCCCGGATCATTTCTATTCCTCTCCTCATCATCCTGTTGATCGACCAACTTTATTGTTGGGCTCTGGTGGTCTTTATTGGCGCCGCAGTCAGTGATGCCGTAGACGGATTGCTAGCCCGCCTCCTGCACCAACGTACGGTATTGGGGTCTTACCTTGATCCGGCCGCGGATAAACTTCTCTCGGCATCTTCTTTTATCACTCTGGCAATTTTGAATATCCTTCCCGGATGGTTAGCGGTAATTGTAATCAGCCGGGATGTAATTATTTGCCTGGGAATCCTAATCCTTTTTTTCACTTCCCACTCTTTTAAAATTCAACCTTCACTGGCCAGTAAATTGACTACGACTTTCCAACTCTGCACGGTTATTTACTCTCTTTTTTCTAAATATTCGTTTCCTTTGCCTCTTTTGATGGATTTTCTGGTCTGGGGGACAGCTTTTTTGACAATTATTTCAGGCTTGCAATACATAGGGAGGGGTATTAAAATTTTCAACCAAGAAAATTCCTGA
- a CDS encoding FecR family protein, translated as MRSGGGKNLFFLYFLLVTFCFWPAKAMAEDSRGALSGGEQAKVIFLQGKAEVLPQGETSWCPLKVDSFLSREDEVRTGEKARIEIQLPDRSILRFDQKTAFKMKTAFFDPSTNSREVKIEMSVGKTWVNVRKVFGSKKTFEVASANAVAGVRDTIWRMNVAPDKSTLIRVYEGTVEVYNPFVKPDYKPEEGGFKAPREVRGPQEIPRPYEEVSKEQWEEIVLTQMMQVTVPAVGRPAKPTPFSAEDDQKEEWVRWNQKRDKAIKP; from the coding sequence ATGCGGTCGGGCGGGGGAAAGAATCTCTTCTTTCTCTATTTTCTTTTGGTTACATTCTGCTTTTGGCCAGCGAAAGCAATGGCTGAAGATTCCCGCGGGGCCTTATCTGGTGGGGAACAGGCGAAAGTTATCTTTCTCCAAGGGAAAGCCGAAGTCTTGCCGCAAGGGGAAACTTCCTGGTGTCCCTTGAAGGTGGATAGTTTCCTCTCTCGTGAGGACGAAGTGCGTACGGGGGAAAAGGCCCGGATCGAGATTCAACTCCCGGATCGTTCGATTCTACGCTTCGACCAGAAGACGGCATTTAAAATGAAGACAGCCTTTTTCGATCCAAGCACCAATTCCCGAGAAGTAAAAATAGAAATGTCCGTGGGAAAAACCTGGGTCAACGTGCGCAAAGTTTTTGGCTCAAAAAAAACCTTTGAGGTCGCTTCGGCCAACGCTGTTGCCGGCGTGCGCGATACGATTTGGCGTATGAACGTCGCCCCCGATAAATCTACTCTCATTCGTGTCTACGAAGGAACGGTAGAAGTCTACAACCCTTTTGTCAAACCTGATTATAAACCTGAGGAAGGAGGGTTTAAAGCTCCCCGTGAGGTCAGAGGACCCCAAGAAATTCCCCGACCTTATGAAGAGGTCAGCAAGGAGCAGTGGGAAGAGATTGTCCTTACCCAGATGATGCAAGTGACCGTTCCGGCAGTCGGTAGGCCTGCAAAACCAACTCCCTTCAGCGCGGAAGATGATCAGAAGGAAGAATGGGTCCGATGGAATCAAAAAAGGGACAAGGCGATAAAACCTTAA
- a CDS encoding PEGA domain-containing protein: MRKYFFFGLILVFIMGCGFPQETRRGVGNEGFLIILATPDDAEVLLNGEKVGLAGQFESNPLELKSGTHKIEIRKVGFIPEFREVYAGNQSRHTLKINLKRAP, translated from the coding sequence ATGCGGAAATACTTTTTTTTCGGTCTGATCCTGGTGTTCATCATGGGATGCGGTTTTCCCCAAGAAACCCGCCGGGGCGTTGGCAACGAAGGATTTCTTATCATCCTGGCCACTCCGGACGATGCCGAGGTGTTGCTTAACGGAGAAAAAGTTGGTTTGGCCGGCCAGTTTGAAAGTAATCCCCTCGAGCTAAAAAGCGGCACCCATAAGATCGAAATTCGCAAGGTCGGGTTTATCCCCGAATTTCGCGAGGTCTATGCCGGGAATCAATCTCGACATACCTTAAAGATTAATCTGAAAAGGGCACCCTAA
- a CDS encoding CsgG/HfaB family protein translates to MVSRKIGFLLLIIVSLWALWGCAGRPMMGAPGKETTMSQPQPAAQSTAPQPVTQAPRITHKGPKLRVGIVDFMNKTSYGAGRLGSSASDILTTELFKTGAFIIVERAQLKQVLGEQALGQTGAVNPETASQAGKVLGLNALVTGSVSQFGVSTGGADYGIYKQKVQTAKCTVDVRVVDASTGQLLFADSGKGEFERKAQEVLGLGTRAGYDETLGQEALRSAITKFMDNLVQQLQNVEWSGRVASVSGSDIYINVGRDVGLKMGDTLIVQTLGKEIYDPQTKILLGREEGGVKGELTVTGYVGDKLTKARVRVGTGFLVNDVVKVKQ, encoded by the coding sequence ATGGTATCAAGAAAGATCGGATTCTTATTGTTGATTATTGTTTCCCTTTGGGCGTTGTGGGGATGTGCCGGAAGGCCCATGATGGGTGCACCAGGAAAAGAAACCACCATGTCTCAGCCCCAACCGGCAGCCCAAAGCACAGCTCCCCAACCCGTAACCCAAGCTCCAAGGATCACCCATAAAGGTCCAAAGCTTCGGGTAGGTATCGTGGACTTTATGAATAAGACCAGCTACGGTGCAGGTCGGTTGGGCTCTTCGGCCTCGGATATCTTGACGACCGAGCTCTTTAAAACAGGGGCCTTCATAATTGTGGAACGGGCCCAGTTGAAACAAGTTCTCGGGGAACAGGCATTAGGGCAGACGGGAGCCGTCAATCCCGAGACCGCTTCCCAGGCAGGAAAAGTTCTCGGATTAAACGCGTTGGTGACGGGTTCTGTCTCCCAGTTTGGCGTTAGTACCGGGGGAGCCGATTACGGGATCTATAAGCAAAAGGTTCAGACGGCCAAATGCACCGTCGATGTCCGAGTAGTGGATGCTTCCACCGGACAGCTATTGTTCGCCGACTCGGGCAAAGGGGAGTTTGAACGCAAGGCTCAGGAAGTCTTAGGCTTAGGAACCAGAGCAGGCTATGATGAGACTTTAGGGCAAGAAGCGCTGCGTTCCGCCATAACCAAGTTCATGGACAACCTCGTACAGCAATTGCAGAATGTGGAATGGTCGGGAAGGGTCGCTTCCGTCAGTGGCAGCGACATTTACATCAATGTAGGGCGGGATGTGGGTTTGAAAATGGGCGATACCCTGATCGTTCAGACGCTGGGAAAGGAAATCTATGATCCCCAAACTAAAATTCTGCTGGGACGGGAAGAAGGGGGGGTTAAAGGGGAACTGACGGTTACCGGCTATGTCGGGGATAAATTGACCAAAGCCCGTGTCCGAGTGGGAACCGGTTTCCTGGTAAACGACGTAGTGAAAGTGAAGCAATGA
- a CDS encoding DUF799 family lipoprotein, with translation MKPFKIAYRFFFWGMIALIAGCAGGAHHSLVPDYKAKPPRSIAVLPVLNETVNLKAPNEFRSLVHQRIAMKGYETPAISHVDNRLQEKGIREAGQVNSLTPQEIGKFLGVDALLYTTVTEFNTTYLVAYSSMTVGARFELKDAKTGEKLWESDHQVKESKLGLDQKSMGDALKFAALQSYTPYCQRVTDACLATLPNGPLYTSPPQAGCLVPGGGK, from the coding sequence GTGAAACCATTTAAAATTGCCTACCGATTTTTTTTCTGGGGGATGATTGCTCTGATTGCCGGGTGCGCGGGAGGAGCCCATCACTCCCTGGTTCCTGATTACAAAGCCAAACCTCCCCGCTCAATCGCTGTGTTGCCCGTCCTCAATGAAACTGTCAACCTCAAAGCTCCGAATGAATTTCGTTCCCTCGTTCACCAAAGAATCGCCATGAAAGGATATGAAACCCCGGCTATTTCTCACGTCGATAATAGGCTACAAGAAAAAGGGATTCGTGAAGCCGGCCAGGTTAATTCCCTAACTCCTCAGGAAATAGGAAAATTTTTAGGCGTTGACGCGCTTCTTTACACTACGGTTACGGAATTCAACACTACTTACCTTGTGGCCTATTCCTCTATGACCGTAGGAGCAAGGTTTGAGCTGAAGGACGCCAAAACCGGGGAAAAGCTTTGGGAGTCTGACCATCAGGTCAAAGAGAGCAAACTCGGGTTAGACCAAAAATCTATGGGGGATGCTTTGAAATTCGCTGCTCTCCAATCCTACACCCCTTATTGCCAGCGGGTTACGGATGCTTGCTTGGCCACCTTGCCCAACGGACCTTTATATACTTCCCCCCCTCAGGCTGGGTGCCTCGTCCCGGGCGGGGGAAAATGA